The Mytilus edulis unplaced genomic scaffold, xbMytEdul2.2 SCAFFOLD_1465, whole genome shotgun sequence genomic interval tgtgtcagaaacctatgctgtgtcaactatttaatcacaatccaaatttagagctgaatccagcttgaatgttgtgtccatacttgccccaaccgtttagggttcaacctctgcggtcgtataaagctacgccctgcggagcatctggttaacacTAATAGGCTGTTATTATATCTTTGGTAAGGGTTTATGTCTCTTGGACATATTCCcctatatttccattctcaattttattccctgttattttgctttatttcttgtggtgaaaaaaacattttaaagaagATTCACATATTGACAGACTGTAATTGCAAAAGGTGTTATATATATGCATTCATTTCAGACTTCTGTCTTACTTCAaacatgctacatgtatatgttacatgTACTTGCATTCATGTCTCTTTTAAACAATTTGATACCACTTTCATTCCCTTCTTTGTTATGTCCTCACTCTATAATTGCCTAAATTGCAACTGTAAAAGTGGTGCTCATATTGCAGTCTTGGGCATGTTTCAATCCTTCCATCCATTCGCCCtacaaatatttttgttagtTCTCGAGAATTACTTTGAAGTATGACTTAATATTTGTCTAAATTGACATTGATAAGTTGTACAATGTAAaatatatcgtcgctgttatgcaaaaacctcgtatctcaacATTTTGCGGAAATCTGtttatcgattatttagaattaaatatgtatgttccactatatgcgaaaatatctgaccTTCTAACCAATCATCAACCCGAATTCTGacatgtgacgaaaaagtgtagtcggattggtGAGGACATTTTGTTGTGCAaaaatatcgtatctcaaaagaaaaaaaattttgcaCGGCAGCTGACATTATTACAggtacagttttatcaattttaggttctcaaagctaatatattagcttaaaaataatgaaaatacaatataggtgcagaaatttttgctcgtcttggtaattgattggttagaagatcagatattttcgcatacagcggaacatacatattaaattctaaataatcgaaaaaagatttcagattttactgcctggtgtaaaattatcaaaaccttagatacgaggtttttgcataacagcgacgatatgtgtttttaaaatctatatgACACAACATGACTTACTCATGCTACTGTTTTCCTATATACATTTAAGTTTTTCAAATTGTTGGAAGAAAGCATATATTTTTGTCACAATTTTCTCAGGAACTCCATATAATATAAAGacttttatattcaaataaaaatgtaACAGTCTTGagttttaacatgtaaatactATTCATATCTGTAATACACATTGAAATTCAATGTATAAAAGAACAGGATATGAACATGACAATATAATACATGCTACTTTTTGAATTAAGAGTGTAACATTACTAAAGGTCAAAATTTCTTCTATTTTATAGGTGTCAACATTGTTGATCCATTAGAGGAATTCAGgactgatataaaaaaagaatggaaGCCACCAGCTAATGATCCACGGTTCTATGAGGAACCTAGCCCTACAGAGAATCCGCTGTATAAAGAAAATCCAGTTACATGTTATAGCTATAACatcaaatttttgcaaaatattgACCAAGTTTGTGTTCTGACCAAGACACAGAATTTTGATGGGTTACCTCAAAATGTTTCCGACTTGGTAAACAAGATAGAAATACCCAACAAGGAAAAACTTTTGAAGCGTTATATAATTCATTCACAGGACTGGGTAAGCAAAAAGGTTAAACTCCCTAGAAGAATTGACAAAGAAAATCTGAAATTCAAATTTCCAAGAGAATATGGTATCCCTCCAAGTCAATCAATAGGCATATTCCTGACAGATCTCTTGAGGATGTGTCAAAGTACAGCAGCACAGTTCCCCAACGCTGTTAAGGGGAGACGACTCATTCATTCACCATTTATCAATACACATTACATGTTTAacgataaaaatattttgatacgagGATCACCAAGCTACATGTTGGGATCAAATCAAGATTTACAGCCATTTGCTAATCAAGAAATAATCGACAAATCTATTGATATGCCTTTGCCAGATTTATATCCTGTAGAGCCaacaattgatttgataaaagaGCATTTCTATAATGATTCTACCTGCAATGGTTTTAAATTACCATATGCCTTTAATAGACCACATACATTGTTCATGCAGAACAGTGATCACTGGAACAATGTTGACAGACAGTGTAGATCTCTCATGTTCTGCTTTGCATATGCCACGGCTAGGGCCAGAGAAAGATTCGGAGAAGATGTTGTGAAGTTGCCAGAACCTGTTAGCGTTCAGTGTGTCAACATGGATCAAACGACTCTGAACTTTACATGCTTTCAGTTAAACACTTTAGACATAAATACAGAAGGAGGAGTCAAGAACTTTGTTTGGTTTGATACAGGTAACCAGATATTTAAGAAAATCCTGCCACAGCCATGGAAAGAAGacgaatattttcataaaaaacgTTATGGAGAGTTTGAATCTACACCATTGGACAAGATGTTAGCACTAGTTTTAAATGGTTTACCAGAAactgcaaatttataatatatttttgaatagCATTAAAGAAGTATTTGTTTGAATTAATTGAAACTTgacttgtacaatgtatataaatatatatatgtcggacataaagtcacaactttaaaaacaattaccTACACTGTGAATTAAAATTTAGACTCTACAGAGTACCAACAATTAAATGaaagtaaagtaagaacttctcTCATATACAAAAGATACTTATTGTGACTTTTTATCTTATCAACATgattaattttgtgattttctgTCCCATGACTTTTTGTGTTAGctaaaagtttatatatttttggattaaTACAATACTCACAAGATGATTAAATTAATAATCGTACATTACAGCAATGAATTTTTCAGTGTTTGCAACTTGTAAATATTCACCCTGAAATACTGCAGTACATCTTGAAAATCAAtctgttattcatgttattagtcAAAATCACCAGCAACATGAGAATTTAGTGTTATTACCCTTGCATTGACAGTCCTTCCATCCGTTCCATTTTGTTTCCGCACTCTAATTTAAGTTTGccttatgcaaattttatgaaacttaaacaatGCTAAGAATCAATAATTGCAGATAGGGTTCAAAATCAAATTTGGGCACCGAGTCATTtacagttctagagttatgccccttttaacAATTTAAAGCATGAGCAGGGGCATTCAGGTCATCTGACAGACATATTAATTTTTATCAACTATAGTTCTACTGACACAACAAAATTCAAGGAGGCAATGTCCAAAGATGACAGAAAGCCTGTTAATTTTTTACTTCATTTGGGACCATAAAGTTTAACTAATGAAACACATgagtgattgattgatttgttcatgttgtttacaGCCACTTTTATCTATCATTATTGGCTATAGCTATAATGGCAGCCATTTGAGGAAGCCAGACATAACCACAAACATTGGTGAAAGAAAACTGCCAATTTTAGATAATTAAGATTGGAGCTGAATTCACTTACCACATATACATGGTTCATATTCACAAAGTCAGGCTAGTGATGCAGTAGATTAACAAAGGCCTTTCAGCCATAATTCTAAATTATATTACCTTTGTTATTTGCAGAGAACCCCCACTggtaaatggagaaaaaaatattgtcacTTTAATTTGTCTTCTTATGATCGGTAGTTAAACCCTTGATAAACTGGAGGGCTCATTTGTCTGTATGGGGTTTCTgtgatataaaaagaagatgtggtatgattgccaatgagacaactatccacaaaagaccaaaatgacacagacattaacaactataggtcactgtacggccttcaacaatgagcaaagcccataccccaaaatcagctataataggccccgataagacaatgtaaaacaattcaaacgagaaaactaacggccttatttatgtaaaaaaatgaaagaaaaacaaatatgtaacacataaacaaacgacaaccactgaattacaggctcctgacttgggacaggcacatacataaataatgtggcagggttatcTGTGATGTACAAATATACAGATATTTCTAGTCGGAAATTGGGACTTTAAATCTGATGCCTTCAGAACAGTGAATGCCACATTCTGCATGTTCAGGAAGACTGCAATGAATACTCGATCGATACAAAATGTATGTCCTGTAATAGAGTCAAGCTAAATGAAAGGCAGGATTTTTTGTTTAAGATGACTCTTACATATGTTCCTTTATAATATACAGAGAGGGTTAATGACTTATTTCAAAGGTTGCCACTCAAGTAGACCGTAAGCTATTATACAAGAAAATGAGGCAAAgccaaggtcagataaacccaacaagaaatacatgtacacctttcaatcatGCAATACCCTAAAtttagttgacatattgcttatagtttcaaacttaacattgaccaacgAACCATGAAAACAGGTCAAGGTCAGaaagacatatacaccttacaatcattcaatacaacaaatatataacCTATTGCTAGAAAAAACAACCAAATCACAAAACACCTTGTAAtaaaccctgaaaatgaggtcaatgacaaATAAAACTGAGACTGATAtgtaatcataaaatatttccatacaccagatatagttgacctattgcatatagtattagaaaaaagaccaaaactcaaaaacttatctttgaccactgaaccatggaaa includes:
- the LOC139506100 gene encoding large ribosomal subunit protein mL37-like, whose protein sequence is MRLTKELFYYKINKVKWLKTVWKTRGKYKNPPLQVPEAIEKLGVNIVDPLEEFRTDIKKEWKPPANDPRFYEEPSPTENPLYKENPVTCYSYNIKFLQNIDQVCVLTKTQNFDGLPQNVSDLVNKIEIPNKEKLLKRYIIHSQDWVSKKVKLPRRIDKENLKFKFPREYGIPPSQSIGIFLTDLLRMCQSTAAQFPNAVKGRRLIHSPFINTHYMFNDKNILIRGSPSYMLGSNQDLQPFANQEIIDKSIDMPLPDLYPVEPTIDLIKEHFYNDSTCNGFKLPYAFNRPHTLFMQNSDHWNNVDRQCRSLMFCFAYATARARERFGEDVVKLPEPVSVQCVNMDQTTLNFTCFQLNTLDINTEGGVKNFVWFDTGNQIFKKILPQPWKEDEYFHKKRYGEFESTPLDKMLALVLNGLPETANL